A section of the Mycolicibacterium anyangense genome encodes:
- a CDS encoding SDR family oxidoreductase — MGQFDNKVAIVTGAGGGIGQAYAEALAREGAAVVVADINTDGAQKVADGIKAEGGTALALPVDVSSPESAKAMADATLAEFGGIDYLVNNAAIFGGMKLDFLITVDWDYYKKFMSVNLDGALVCTRAVYRKMAKRGGGAIINQSSTAAWLYSNFYGLAKAGVNSLTQQLATELGGQNIRINAIAPGPINTEANRSTTPQEMVADIVKGIPLSRMGEVDDLVGMCLFLLSDQAKWITGQIFNVDGGQIFRS; from the coding sequence ATGGGACAGTTCGACAACAAGGTGGCGATTGTCACCGGCGCCGGCGGCGGTATCGGCCAGGCCTACGCCGAGGCGCTCGCGCGTGAGGGGGCGGCCGTGGTGGTCGCCGACATCAACACCGACGGTGCGCAGAAGGTGGCCGACGGCATCAAGGCTGAGGGCGGCACCGCGCTCGCCCTGCCGGTGGATGTCAGCAGCCCGGAGTCGGCCAAGGCAATGGCCGATGCGACGCTGGCCGAATTCGGCGGCATCGACTACCTGGTGAACAACGCGGCGATCTTCGGCGGCATGAAGCTGGACTTCCTGATCACCGTCGACTGGGACTACTACAAGAAGTTCATGAGCGTGAATCTCGACGGCGCGCTGGTGTGCACCCGGGCGGTCTACCGCAAGATGGCCAAGCGCGGTGGCGGTGCGATCATCAACCAGTCGTCCACCGCGGCCTGGCTGTACTCGAACTTCTACGGCCTGGCCAAGGCGGGCGTGAACAGCCTCACCCAGCAGCTGGCCACCGAACTGGGCGGCCAGAACATCCGGATCAATGCCATTGCGCCGGGCCCGATCAATACCGAGGCCAACCGCAGCACCACGCCTCAGGAGATGGTCGCCGACATCGTGAAGGGAATTCCGTTGTCGCGCATGGGCGAAGTCGACGACCTCGTCGGCATGTGCCTGTTCCTGCTGTCCGATCAGGCCAAGTGGATCACCGGGCAGATCTTCAATGTCGACGGCGGACAGATTTTCCGCTCGTGA
- a CDS encoding NAD(P)-dependent oxidoreductase — protein MTATKAVKVGYIGLGNQGAPMARRLAAWPGGLIVFDVRAEAMAPLVELGATPADSVADVARADVIEVTVLNDEQVRDVVDQLAEHAKPGTVIAIHSTIDPHTAPELAEQLAPKGIHVVDAPVSGGAGAADKGELAVMVGADDEAYELVKPVFKSWASLVVRAGEPGAGTRMKLARNMLTFIGFAAACEASRLAEAAGIDLQKLGRVVRHSDAQSGGPGAIMVRDDTTALAPDHWIYAMFVHTRGLAEKDLTLALGLGEATGVELPLAEIALRDLAAGLGVPHTKE, from the coding sequence GTGACGGCAACGAAGGCCGTCAAGGTCGGTTACATCGGGCTGGGAAACCAGGGAGCGCCGATGGCCAGGCGGCTTGCCGCGTGGCCGGGCGGACTCATCGTCTTCGACGTGCGAGCCGAAGCCATGGCGCCGTTGGTCGAGTTGGGTGCCACGCCCGCCGACAGTGTCGCCGATGTTGCGCGCGCCGACGTCATCGAAGTGACGGTGCTCAACGACGAGCAGGTCCGCGACGTGGTCGACCAACTCGCCGAACACGCCAAACCGGGCACGGTCATCGCGATCCACTCCACCATCGATCCGCACACCGCCCCGGAACTCGCCGAGCAGTTGGCGCCCAAAGGTATTCACGTCGTCGACGCCCCGGTCAGCGGTGGCGCCGGTGCGGCCGACAAGGGTGAACTGGCCGTCATGGTCGGCGCCGACGACGAGGCTTACGAATTGGTCAAGCCGGTGTTCAAGTCCTGGGCGTCGTTGGTGGTCCGGGCGGGTGAGCCCGGTGCGGGCACGCGGATGAAGCTGGCCCGAAACATGCTGACGTTCATCGGCTTTGCCGCTGCCTGCGAGGCGTCGAGGCTGGCCGAGGCGGCCGGGATCGACCTGCAGAAGCTGGGCCGGGTGGTCCGGCACAGCGACGCCCAGAGCGGTGGCCCCGGCGCGATCATGGTCCGTGACGACACCACGGCGCTGGCGCCGGATCATTGGATTTACGCCATGTTCGTGCACACCCGAGGTCTGGCGGAGAAGGATCTGACGTTGGCATTGGGCCTTGGTGAGGCCACCGGCGTGGAACTGCCGCTGGCCGAGATCGCGTTACGGGACCTGGCCGCCGGCCTCGGCGTGCCCCACACGAAGGAGTGA
- a CDS encoding SDR family oxidoreductase, with the protein MPRFEPNPARRPALVAGASSGIGAATALELASRGYPVALGARRVEKCQELVDQIRAEGGEAVALPLDVTDPESVKGYVHGATEALGEIELLVAGAGDTYFGRLYEISPDDFESQLQIHLMGAFRLANAVLPGMIERQRGDVIFVGSDVSLRQRPHMGAYGAAKAGLVAMVTNLQMELEGTGVRASIVHPGPTKTSMGWSLPGELIGPALEDWAKWGQARHDYFLRASDLARAIAFVADTPRGGFIVSIEVQPEAPLSNGPKERQQLKYREES; encoded by the coding sequence ATGCCCCGTTTCGAACCCAACCCGGCCCGCCGGCCAGCCCTGGTCGCAGGGGCATCCTCCGGAATCGGTGCCGCCACCGCCCTGGAGCTCGCATCCCGCGGCTACCCCGTGGCACTGGGCGCCCGGCGCGTCGAGAAGTGCCAGGAGCTCGTCGACCAGATCCGCGCCGAAGGTGGTGAGGCGGTTGCCCTTCCGCTCGACGTGACCGATCCCGAGTCGGTGAAGGGCTACGTGCACGGCGCCACCGAAGCGCTCGGCGAGATCGAGCTGCTGGTGGCCGGCGCCGGCGACACCTATTTCGGCCGGCTCTACGAGATCAGCCCGGACGACTTCGAGTCGCAGCTGCAGATCCATCTGATGGGCGCCTTCCGGCTGGCGAACGCCGTGCTGCCGGGGATGATCGAACGTCAGCGCGGCGACGTCATCTTCGTCGGGTCGGATGTCTCGCTGCGCCAGCGCCCGCACATGGGCGCCTACGGCGCGGCGAAGGCGGGCCTGGTCGCCATGGTGACCAACCTACAGATGGAGCTCGAGGGCACCGGCGTTCGGGCATCGATCGTGCACCCCGGCCCGACCAAGACCTCGATGGGCTGGAGCCTGCCCGGCGAGCTGATCGGCCCCGCGCTCGAGGACTGGGCCAAGTGGGGTCAGGCCCGGCACGACTACTTCCTGCGCGCATCCGACCTGGCCCGCGCCATCGCGTTCGTCGCCGATACCCCGCGTGGCGGGTTCATCGTGTCGATCGAAGTTCAGCCCGAGGCGCCATTGTCCAACGGGCCCAAAGAACGTCAGCAGTTGAAGTACCGGGAGGAATCGTGA
- a CDS encoding aldehyde dehydrogenase produces the protein MAIAAENSSDLFIDGKLVPGGNGRYPTINPATEEVLGTAADGDAQDMDRAIEAARRAFDTTDWSTNTELRVRCIRQLRDAMKANIEQLREMTIAEVGAPRMLTAMAQLEGPVDDLTFSADTAESYPWRQDLGVASPMGIKTARTIVREAVGVVGAITPWNFPHQINLAKLGPALAAGNTLVLKPAPDTPWCAAVLGELIAEHTDIPPGVVNIVTSNDHAVGALLSTDPRVDMVSFTGSTNTGRAVMAAGAATIKKVFLELGGKSAFLVLDDADLPGACSMAAFTASMHAGQGCAITTRLVVPRGRYDEAVEAAAATMAGLKPGDPTNPGTICGPVISERQRDRVQSYLDLAITEGGRFACGGGSPADRDKGFFIEPTVIAGLDNTARVAREEIFGPVLTVIAHDGDDDAVRIANDSPFGLSGTVFSADPQRAQAVAARLRVGTVNVNGGVWYSADVPFGGYKQSGVGREMGLAGFEEYLELKVIATAV, from the coding sequence ATGGCGATTGCGGCCGAGAACAGCAGCGATCTCTTCATCGACGGCAAGCTCGTGCCGGGCGGCAACGGCAGGTATCCGACCATCAACCCGGCGACCGAAGAGGTGTTGGGCACCGCGGCCGACGGCGACGCGCAGGACATGGACCGGGCCATCGAAGCCGCCCGCCGCGCGTTCGACACCACCGACTGGTCCACCAACACCGAACTGCGGGTGCGGTGCATCCGGCAGCTCCGCGACGCGATGAAGGCGAACATCGAACAGTTGCGGGAGATGACCATCGCCGAGGTCGGCGCTCCCCGCATGCTGACCGCGATGGCCCAGCTCGAAGGCCCGGTCGACGACCTGACATTCAGCGCCGATACCGCCGAGTCCTATCCGTGGCGCCAGGACCTCGGCGTCGCCTCGCCGATGGGTATCAAGACTGCCCGCACCATCGTCCGCGAGGCCGTCGGCGTTGTCGGCGCCATCACCCCGTGGAACTTCCCGCATCAGATCAACCTGGCCAAGCTGGGCCCCGCCCTGGCTGCCGGCAACACCCTGGTGCTCAAGCCGGCACCCGATACCCCTTGGTGTGCAGCGGTTCTCGGTGAACTGATCGCCGAGCACACCGACATCCCGCCAGGCGTGGTGAACATCGTGACGTCCAACGACCACGCGGTGGGTGCGCTGTTGTCCACCGATCCGCGGGTGGACATGGTGTCGTTCACGGGCTCGACCAACACCGGGCGCGCGGTGATGGCCGCCGGCGCGGCGACCATCAAGAAGGTGTTCCTGGAACTCGGCGGCAAGTCCGCGTTCCTGGTTCTCGACGACGCCGATCTGCCCGGTGCGTGCTCGATGGCGGCGTTCACCGCGTCCATGCATGCCGGCCAGGGGTGCGCCATCACGACTCGCCTGGTGGTGCCGCGCGGCCGCTATGACGAGGCTGTCGAGGCGGCCGCGGCGACGATGGCCGGGTTGAAGCCTGGTGATCCGACGAACCCCGGAACCATCTGCGGGCCGGTGATTTCCGAGCGCCAGCGCGACCGGGTGCAGTCCTACCTCGACCTCGCGATCACCGAGGGCGGCCGGTTCGCCTGCGGCGGCGGCAGCCCGGCCGACCGTGACAAGGGCTTCTTCATCGAGCCGACCGTCATCGCCGGCCTGGACAACACCGCCCGGGTGGCCCGCGAGGAGATCTTCGGCCCGGTGCTCACGGTGATCGCCCACGACGGTGACGACGATGCCGTCCGGATCGCCAACGACTCGCCGTTCGGCCTGTCCGGCACTGTCTTCAGTGCCGACCCGCAACGTGCCCAGGCCGTGGCGGCCCGGCTGCGGGTCGGCACCGTCAACGTCAACGGCGGAGTGTGGTACTCCGCGGACGTGCCCTTCGGCGGCTACAAGCAGTCCGGCGTCGGCAGGGAGATGGGTCTGGCCGGCTTCGAGGAATACCTCGAACTGAAAGTCATTGCCACAGCGGTCTGA
- a CDS encoding cytochrome P450, with amino-acid sequence MAAPTGQHPVELVLDPYDYNFHEDPYPYYKRLRDEAPLYRNDELNFWALTRHADVHKGFRNSVALSNKLGVALDPISRTPEASKTMSFLAMDDPDHLRLRTLVSKGFTPRRIRELEPRVLQLTTEHLDAALASESFDFITEFAGKLPMDVISELVGVPREDRQHLRALADGVMHREDGVTDVPPSAIEASIKLFVYYADMVAQRRRKPSDDLTSALIEAEIDGDRLTDEEIMGFLFLMVVAGNETTTKLLGNAVFWAGRNQDQLATVLSDHARVPLWVEETLRYDTSSQILARTVAEDVEFHGTTVHEGDTLLLVPGAAHRDERVFDDPDDFRIGRDIGSKLLSFGSGAHFCLGAHLARMEGRVALEEFVKRIDGFEVDEANAVRVHSSSVRGFANLPITVKKA; translated from the coding sequence ATGGCCGCTCCAACCGGACAACATCCCGTCGAGCTGGTCCTCGATCCCTACGACTACAACTTCCACGAGGACCCCTACCCCTACTACAAGCGGCTCCGCGACGAAGCCCCGCTCTACCGCAACGATGAACTGAACTTCTGGGCCCTGACTCGGCATGCCGACGTGCACAAGGGCTTTCGCAACAGCGTCGCGCTGTCGAACAAGCTGGGCGTGGCACTCGACCCCATCTCGCGCACCCCGGAAGCCAGTAAGACCATGTCCTTCCTGGCCATGGACGACCCCGACCATCTCCGGTTGCGCACCCTGGTCTCGAAGGGCTTCACCCCGCGGCGGATCCGCGAGCTGGAACCGCGGGTGCTCCAACTGACCACCGAGCATCTCGACGCCGCCCTGGCGAGCGAAAGCTTCGACTTCATCACCGAATTCGCCGGCAAGCTGCCGATGGACGTCATCTCGGAGCTGGTGGGCGTGCCGCGGGAGGACCGCCAGCACCTGCGCGCACTGGCCGACGGGGTGATGCACCGCGAGGACGGTGTCACCGACGTGCCGCCCTCGGCCATCGAGGCGTCGATCAAGCTGTTCGTCTACTACGCCGACATGGTGGCGCAGCGCCGCCGCAAGCCCAGTGACGACCTCACCTCGGCACTGATCGAGGCCGAGATCGACGGCGACCGGCTCACCGACGAAGAGATCATGGGCTTCCTGTTCCTGATGGTGGTCGCCGGCAACGAGACCACCACCAAACTGCTTGGCAATGCTGTCTTTTGGGCGGGGCGTAACCAGGACCAGCTGGCCACGGTGCTCTCCGACCATGCTCGGGTGCCGCTGTGGGTGGAGGAAACGCTGCGCTATGACACCTCCAGCCAGATCCTGGCCCGCACCGTGGCCGAGGATGTCGAGTTCCACGGCACCACGGTGCACGAGGGTGACACGCTGCTGCTGGTGCCGGGTGCCGCGCACCGCGACGAGCGGGTCTTCGACGACCCCGACGATTTCCGGATCGGCCGCGACATCGGCTCGAAGTTGTTGAGCTTCGGCAGCGGTGCCCACTTCTGCCTCGGCGCACATCTGGCCCGTATGGAGGGCCGGGTGGCACTGGAGGAGTTCGTCAAGCGGATCGACGGCTTCGAGGTCGACGAGGCCAACGCGGTCCGGGTGCACTCCAGCAGCGTGCGCGGTTTTGCCAACCTGCCCATCACAGTGAAGAAGGCCTGA
- a CDS encoding TetR family transcriptional regulator, which translates to MSSDAVLAVTSDGADVPRNRRQEETFRKVVSAAREMLRETSYADLTVRAVAARAKVAPATAYTYFSSKNHLIAEVYLDLVKQAPFFTDVNDTQLSRVQQTLRALALVIADEPEVAVACTTAVLSNDAGVRPVRDRIGAQIHKRIKSALGPDADHRIVSALEMTYYGALVHAGSGALTYHQVADRMAYVVGLILGDDD; encoded by the coding sequence GTGTCCAGCGATGCCGTGCTAGCCGTCACATCAGACGGCGCCGATGTTCCGCGCAATCGCCGCCAGGAAGAGACCTTCCGCAAGGTGGTGAGCGCTGCCAGGGAGATGCTGCGCGAAACTTCCTACGCCGATCTGACGGTGCGCGCGGTGGCCGCCCGGGCAAAGGTGGCACCGGCGACGGCCTACACCTATTTCTCGTCGAAGAACCACCTGATCGCCGAGGTCTACCTCGATCTGGTCAAGCAGGCTCCGTTCTTCACCGACGTGAACGACACCCAGCTCAGTCGGGTCCAGCAGACGCTGCGAGCCCTCGCCCTGGTGATCGCCGACGAGCCCGAGGTGGCCGTCGCCTGCACCACCGCCGTGCTGTCCAACGACGCCGGCGTGCGCCCGGTGCGCGACCGCATTGGCGCCCAGATCCACAAGCGCATCAAGTCCGCCCTGGGCCCCGACGCCGATCACCGGATCGTCTCGGCGCTGGAGATGACGTACTACGGCGCGCTGGTGCACGCCGGCAGTGGCGCCCTGACCTACCACCAAGTCGCCGACCGGATGGCCTATGTGGTCGGCCTGATCCTGGGAGACGACGACTGA